In a single window of the Denticeps clupeoides unplaced genomic scaffold, fDenClu1.1, whole genome shotgun sequence genome:
- the LOC114774401 gene encoding symplekin-like — protein MGMNSPDLLLLVENCPKGAETLVTRCLHILTDKVSPSPELVERVRDLYHKWVPDVRFLIPVINGLEKALPKLIKLNPIVVKEVFNRLLGTQHSEGSSSMSPLTPGELLIALHNIDSTKCDNVSRT, from the exons ATGGGCATGAACTCCCccgacctgctgctgctggtggagaacTGTCCTAAAGGAGCCGAGACGCTGGTCACCCGCTGCCTGCACATCCTCACCGATAAAG TGTCCCCCTCTCCAGAGCTGGTGGAGAGGGTCCGGGATCTCTATCACAAGTGGGTTCCTGATGTCCGCTTCCTCATTCCCGTCATCAACGGCCTGGAGAAG GCTCTACCCAAGCTCATCAAGCTGAACCCCATCGTGGTGAAGGAGGTCTTCAACCGGCTCCTCGGCACCCAGCACA gtgaaggcagctcctccatgtctccgCTGACCCCCGGCGAGCTGCTCATCGCCCTCCACAACATCGACTCCACCAAGTGCGacaacgtttccaggacttaa